The Hevea brasiliensis isolate MT/VB/25A 57/8 chromosome 1, ASM3005281v1, whole genome shotgun sequence genome has a window encoding:
- the LOC131183173 gene encoding uncharacterized protein LOC131183173: MRPVKQKKHRLRPEWEEKIAQEVKKLIEADFIEVIEYPEWLANIVPVPKKDGRVLMCVDYRDLNKATLKDDFPLPHIDVLIDSAACMAMYSFMDGFSGYNQILMDLIDKAKAAFIAEWGTYCYKLLRKNQPVVWNKQCQEAFEKIKQYLSNPPVLSPPIPDIALILYLSVENMALGAMLAQEVENLERAIYYISKKLLAYEENYSLIEKTCLAVVWATKKLRHYFQTHQVIVVSQMDPLKYLFEVPTLVGKLAKWLVLLSEFDIVYETRKTIKGRVVAEFLSENPVNEEEEVETAFPDESLKLVEVQPWKMYFDGAMNKNGAEALIAVGVKKVEVFGDSMLVVSHIKGEWELKEEKLRPYLEYAKKLLFSFEEVTMKHMPRAQNQMADALATLASLWEKGDQKLTQPVILMRSRIPCYEGLIIAHLDLEDEMKWYEDIRRYLEVREYPQSANSRDRATIRRLATQFNLARGQLYKRFFEGLLLLCVTKKQSEQIMEEVHAGVCGPHMNGRYDFTVAFLNMGHRYYWEDFSHGF, translated from the exons ATGAGGCCAGTAAAACAAAAGAAGCATCGGCTTAGGccagaatgggaagaaaagatagctCAAGAGGTGAAAAAGCTCATTGAGGCTGATTTCATTGAAGTAATTGAGTATCCTGAGTGGTTAGCCAACATTGTGCCAGTCCCCAAGAAGGATGGGCGAGTTCTGATGTGTGTAGATTATAGGGACCTGAATAAGGCTACTCTTAAGGATGATTTCCCATTGCCTCACATCGATGTGCTTATTGACAGTGCTGCTTGCATGGCCATGTACTCTTTCATGGATGGTTTTTCGGGATATAATCAGATCCTCATGGATTTGATAGATAAAGCAAAGGCAGCTTTTATCGCTGAATGGGGGACTTATTGTTataag CTACTAAGAAAGAATCAGCCAGTGGTGTGGAATAAGCAATGTCAAGAGGCATTTGAAAAGATAAAGCAGTACCTGAGCAATCCACCAGTTTTATCACCACCCATCCCTGACATCGCTCTAATCCTCTACCTATCAGTGGAAAACATGGCCCTGGGGGCAATGTTGGCACAAGAAGTAGAGAATCTGGAGAGAGCCATTTATTACATTAGTAAGAAACTCCTTGCTTATGAGGAGAATTATTCACTAATAGAAAAAACCTGTCTGGCTGTAGTATGGGCAACTAAGAAGTTAAGGCACTACTTTCAGACCCATCAAGTTATTGTAGTATCCCAGATGGATCCTTTAAAGTACCTATTCGAAGTACCGACGCTAGTTGGAAAATTGGCCAAATGGTTGGTCCTACTATCTGAATTTGATATTGTGTATGAGACTCGAAAAACCATCAAAGGGCGTGTAGTGGCCGAATTTCTTtctgaaaatccagttaatgaAGAGGAAGAAGTCGAAACAGCCTTCCCGGATGAGAGTCTCAAGCTAGTAGAGGTCCAGCCATGGAAAATGTACTTTGATGGGGCCATGAATAAGAACGGAGCCG AAGCATTAATAGCTGTTGGGGTTAAAAAAGTGGAGGTGTTTGGAGATTCAATGCTAGTAGTTTCCCATATTAAAGGTGAAtgggaattgaaagaagaaaagttgaggccATACCTGGAGTATGCTAAGAAACTATTATTTAGCTTTGAGGAAGTGACAATGAAGCATATGCCTAGAGCTCAGAACCAGATGGCTGATGCTCTAGCCACGCTGGCATCCTTATGGGAGAAGGGTGATCAGAAGTTGACCCAGCCAGTTATCTTGATGAGGAGTAGAATCCCATGCTATGAAGGGTTAATAATAGCACATTTAGATCTAGAAGATGAGATGAAATGGTATGAGGACATAAGAAGATATTTAGAGGTAAGAGAATACCCACAGTCAGCCAATAGTagggatagagctacaattcgtagattagccactcaattcAATTTGGCTAGGGGGCAACTCTACAAAAGGTTCTTCGAAGGACTATTGCTCTTGTGTGTGACAAAAAAGCAGTCTGAGCAGATAATGGAGGAAGTACATGCAGGAGTGTGTGGTCCTCACATGAACGGAAGG TATGACTTCACCGTGGCCTTTCTCAATATGGGGCATAGATATTATTGGGAAGATTTCTCCCACGGCttctaa